In Wolbachia endosymbiont of Cimex lectularius, the following are encoded in one genomic region:
- the guaA gene encoding glutamine-hydrolyzing GMP synthase, which produces MSAIAIIDFGSQFTQLIARQIREMSVYCEIFPSNISFETISKFNGFIFSGGPQSVNDSCTEASEVVHEIIKLNEATNVPILGICYGQQLICHYFGAKVKKEFKQEFGRTKIKILEESPIIKDTWEVNSEVDVLMNHADSVETIPQGFTVIASGVINQTIAIIANEQRRIYCTQFHPEVRPTTNGSKLLSNFLDIANCERDWTMKSLVEKQKEKIKNLVGKRKVIAAVSGGVDSSVAATLTYKAIGKQLNCIFIDTGLLRKDQTIAMLQEIPINYIDRSNLFLSRLKGITDPEEKRKIIGNTFIEVFEEEAKKIGDVDFLMQGTIYSDVVESGHASRNTSTIKSHHNVGGLPEKMNLKLVEPLRYLFKDEVRLLGKEIGLSDEIIFQHPFPGPGLAVRIIGEVDEEKVRILQEVDEIYINTMKNYDLYDKIWQAFAVLLPIKTVGVMGDNRTYGYVCALRAVTSSDGMTADAFPFENKNQHSLVFWDFLQNVSSIIVNNVSRVNRVVYDLTSKPPATIEWE; this is translated from the coding sequence TTGTCAGCAATTGCTATTATTGATTTTGGTTCACAGTTTACACAGCTTATAGCAAGACAAATAAGGGAAATGAGCGTTTATTGTGAGATATTCCCAAGCAACATCAGTTTTGAAACAATATCGAAGTTCAACGGATTTATTTTCTCTGGAGGACCACAATCCGTAAATGACAGTTGTACTGAGGCAAGTGAAGTAGTGCATGAAATTATAAAACTTAATGAGGCAACAAACGTTCCTATACTTGGGATATGCTACGGACAGCAACTCATTTGTCATTATTTTGGGGCAAAAGTAAAAAAGGAATTCAAACAAGAATTTGGTAGAACTAAGATCAAAATACTAGAAGAGTCTCCCATTATAAAGGATACGTGGGAAGTCAATTCCGAAGTGGATGTGCTGATGAATCACGCAGACAGTGTTGAAACTATACCGCAGGGATTTACTGTTATTGCATCGGGTGTGATAAATCAAACAATCGCAATAATTGCCAACGAGCAGCGGAGGATTTACTGTACTCAATTTCATCCTGAAGTGAGGCCCACAACAAATGGCAGCAAATTGCTCTCTAATTTCTTGGATATTGCAAATTGTGAAAGAGACTGGACAATGAAGTCACTTGTTGAAAAGCAGAAGGAAAAAATCAAAAACTTGGTAGGGAAGAGAAAGGTAATTGCCGCAGTAAGTGGTGGTGTTGATTCAAGTGTTGCAGCAACTCTCACATATAAAGCTATAGGAAAACAATTGAACTGTATTTTTATCGACACTGGGTTATTACGCAAAGACCAAACTATTGCTATGTTGCAAGAGATTCCGATAAACTACATTGACAGATCAAACTTATTTTTGAGTAGGTTAAAGGGAATAACTGATCCGGAAGAAAAGCGAAAGATTATCGGCAATACTTTCATTGAAGTGTTTGAAGAAGAGGCGAAAAAAATAGGTGATGTGGATTTTTTAATGCAAGGCACCATCTACTCCGATGTAGTTGAGTCAGGGCACGCTTCGAGAAATACTAGTACAATTAAATCTCATCACAATGTTGGTGGATTGCCGGAAAAGATGAATCTGAAGCTAGTAGAACCTTTACGCTACCTCTTTAAAGATGAAGTAAGGCTGCTTGGAAAAGAAATTGGTCTTTCAGACGAGATAATATTTCAACATCCGTTTCCTGGACCTGGACTTGCAGTGAGAATCATAGGTGAAGTGGATGAAGAAAAGGTGCGAATATTGCAAGAGGTAGATGAAATATATATCAATACAATGAAAAATTACGATCTGTATGATAAGATATGGCAGGCTTTTGCTGTACTGTTACCAATAAAAACTGTGGGGGTTATGGGAGATAACCGCACATATGGATATGTTTGTGCTTTGAGAGCTGTAACATCGTCTGACGGTATGACGGCTGATGCATTTCCGTTTGAGAATAAGAATCAACATTCATTAGTATTTTGGGATTTTCTGCAGAACGTTAGTAGCATAATCGTTAACAACGTTTCCAGAGTAAATAGAGTTGTATATGACTTAACTTCCAAACCACCAGCAACTATTGAGTGGGAGTAA
- the recR gene encoding recombination mediator RecR, which translates to MNIKIKNLVHAFSKLPSLGPSSSRRLAIHLLQNKEKVMLPLASLIKELADLIIECKVCGNLDAKSPCSICTDPKRDNKLMCIVEELGDLWAFEKGSIYSGMYHVLGGKLSAINGVGPKELNLGTIPKRVAEYKIEEIIIAINPTLEGQVTVQYIIELLKNLDVKISRLACGIPMGGEIDYLDEGTLKAALTSRQEYELNIK; encoded by the coding sequence ATGAACATTAAAATAAAAAATTTAGTTCATGCTTTTTCTAAATTGCCAAGTTTAGGGCCATCATCATCAAGAAGGTTAGCCATACATTTACTACAAAATAAGGAGAAAGTTATGCTACCACTTGCATCTTTAATCAAAGAGCTAGCGGACCTTATAATAGAGTGTAAAGTTTGCGGAAATCTTGATGCTAAATCACCTTGTTCTATTTGTACTGATCCAAAACGTGACAACAAGTTAATGTGCATAGTAGAAGAATTAGGTGATTTATGGGCGTTTGAGAAAGGTAGTATATATTCAGGTATGTACCACGTTTTAGGTGGTAAGTTGTCTGCAATAAACGGTGTAGGTCCAAAAGAACTTAACCTTGGTACTATCCCTAAAAGAGTCGCAGAGTATAAAATTGAAGAGATCATTATCGCAATTAATCCAACATTAGAGGGTCAAGTTACTGTACAGTATATAATTGAATTACTAAAAAACTTAGATGTGAAAATATCACGCCTCGCTTGCGGCATACCAATGGGTGGAGAAATTGACTACCTAGATGAAGGAACGCTAAAAGCAGCTCTTACCTCAAGACAAGAATACGAATTGAACATAAAATAA
- the trpS gene encoding tryptophan--tRNA ligase, whose product MTSGCYNNEEEKRITEYSSAFKKQSKTIIGNQALKDSIVFSGIQPSGILHLGNYLGAIKQWIDLQNKYESLFCIVDLHAITANKLPASELKSNILKTAAAYIACGIDPEKSIIFSQSTVSGHAELGWLLGCYTPVGWLSRMTQFKDKAGSDKQKASLGLYSYPVLMAADILLYKTKYVPVGDDQKQHLELTRDVALTFNNHYKLNYFVVPEILVLDHASRIMSLRDGTSKMSKSDPSEYSRISLDDTDDFIAKKIEKAKTDSMLGFYFPTLKCRPEVSNLINIYSVLSSLDVERVCEEMNKHDMRHFKKELADLIISVVSPIREKMRDLLKDQSHLHEMLKKGTEKAAEIANHNIKEIKDIIGFIQ is encoded by the coding sequence ATGACATCTGGTTGTTATAATAACGAAGAGGAGAAACGCATCACAGAATACTCGAGTGCGTTTAAAAAGCAGAGCAAAACTATCATCGGAAATCAAGCTTTGAAAGATTCCATTGTCTTTTCAGGCATTCAACCAAGTGGCATACTGCACTTAGGTAATTATCTTGGTGCAATCAAGCAGTGGATAGACTTACAGAACAAATATGAATCTCTTTTCTGTATTGTTGACTTGCATGCAATCACAGCTAATAAACTTCCTGCCAGCGAATTAAAAAGTAATATTCTTAAGACAGCAGCAGCTTACATTGCGTGCGGAATAGATCCAGAAAAGTCCATTATTTTTAGTCAGTCCACAGTCAGCGGTCATGCAGAACTCGGTTGGCTACTTGGGTGCTATACACCAGTTGGTTGGCTCAGTCGCATGACTCAATTCAAAGATAAAGCCGGTAGCGATAAACAAAAAGCCTCTTTAGGGCTATATAGTTACCCAGTGCTTATGGCTGCAGATATACTGCTATATAAAACTAAATACGTTCCTGTTGGTGATGATCAAAAGCAGCATTTGGAGCTCACACGCGATGTCGCACTCACTTTCAACAATCACTATAAACTAAATTATTTCGTTGTGCCTGAAATCCTAGTTTTGGACCACGCATCAAGAATAATGAGCTTAAGAGATGGCACAAGCAAAATGAGTAAATCTGATCCTTCAGAATACTCACGCATTAGCCTTGACGACACAGATGATTTCATTGCTAAAAAAATAGAAAAAGCGAAGACAGACTCAATGCTAGGCTTTTATTTTCCTACTTTAAAGTGTCGTCCGGAAGTAAGTAACTTGATAAACATTTATTCAGTGCTGAGTAGTTTGGATGTAGAAAGAGTATGTGAAGAGATGAACAAGCACGATATGAGGCACTTTAAAAAAGAGTTGGCTGATTTAATTATCAGTGTTGTATCACCTATACGTGAGAAAATGAGAGACCTCTTAAAGGACCAGTCCCATTTACATGAAATGTTAAAGAAAGGTACAGAAAAAGCAGCAGAGATTGCAAACCACAACATAAAAGAAATAAAGGATATTATAGGGTTTATTCAATAG
- a CDS encoding nucleotide exchange factor GrpE produces MSDSSKERKKKFTDMVNKQKSEDQQGSSKHTNDFEENLNALKERAAQLEDHLRRAVADNENVKRIMQKQISDASDYAVTQFARDMIDSCDNLKRVMENLKDGDPVHEGIKVTHQKIMNDLKKHGIEEIDPMGESFDSNLHQAVVEREDNEKETGTIVEVLQTGYTIKSRLLRPAIVVISKKSDENA; encoded by the coding sequence ATGTCAGATAGTAGCAAAGAAAGAAAGAAGAAGTTTACCGATATGGTAAATAAGCAAAAAAGCGAAGACCAACAAGGTAGTAGCAAACACACTAATGATTTTGAAGAAAATCTCAACGCGTTGAAAGAGCGTGCAGCTCAACTTGAAGATCATTTACGTCGTGCTGTTGCAGATAATGAAAACGTCAAACGTATAATGCAAAAGCAAATCAGCGATGCAAGTGATTATGCAGTTACACAATTTGCACGTGATATGATCGACTCGTGCGACAATTTAAAAAGAGTGATGGAAAATTTAAAAGATGGCGATCCTGTTCATGAAGGAATCAAAGTAACTCATCAAAAAATTATGAATGATCTGAAAAAACACGGAATAGAAGAAATAGACCCAATGGGAGAATCTTTTGATAGTAATTTACACCAAGCCGTTGTGGAAAGAGAAGATAATGAAAAAGAAACTGGTACTATCGTGGAAGTCTTACAAACCGGTTATACTATTAAAAGTAGGTTGCTTCGTCCTGCAATCGTTGTTATTTCCAAGAAATCTGATGAAAATGCATAA
- a CDS encoding polyprenyl synthetase family protein encodes MLNTDLINNGKLDDIISSDLSAMKDFIFRNVDDENIKLAADIISHLVGSGGKKIRPKFVFILCKMLNYSGEDRVRVAASVELIHNATLLHDDVLDESEARHGVKTANKIWGNKSSILVGDLLLTLAFRWLIECENLNVLSILSRASHLLVKGEIKQMTTCFNPHTTRTNYFDIIGEKTASLFSACCEAASVISGATSDETERLRNFGFNFGMAFQIIDDMLDYTADQSTSGKQVGKDFFEGKVTLPAIIAYEKGSLAEQKFWEKCFSSAERNFDQALHYISHHNAIELSIKNARHYVNMALNDISTFSDSPYKTALIDFLNTSIERQV; translated from the coding sequence ATGTTGAACACTGATTTAATAAATAACGGTAAATTAGATGATATTATATCTTCTGATTTATCAGCTATGAAAGATTTTATCTTCAGAAACGTTGATGATGAAAACATCAAACTTGCTGCTGATATTATATCTCATCTTGTTGGGTCAGGTGGAAAAAAAATAAGGCCTAAATTCGTCTTCATCTTATGCAAAATGCTGAACTACTCTGGGGAGGACAGAGTGAGAGTTGCTGCATCGGTAGAACTTATACACAATGCTACTTTACTTCACGATGACGTGCTCGATGAAAGTGAAGCACGCCATGGAGTCAAAACAGCAAATAAAATCTGGGGAAATAAATCGAGCATTTTAGTTGGTGACCTATTATTGACTCTAGCATTTAGATGGCTTATAGAATGTGAAAATTTAAATGTTCTCTCTATTTTATCTAGAGCGTCACATTTGCTTGTAAAAGGTGAAATAAAACAGATGACGACATGCTTTAACCCTCACACTACTCGGACAAATTATTTCGATATCATTGGAGAAAAAACAGCGTCTTTATTTTCTGCGTGTTGTGAAGCTGCATCTGTAATATCTGGTGCTACAAGTGATGAAACAGAAAGGCTAAGGAATTTTGGTTTTAATTTTGGCATGGCATTCCAAATAATTGATGACATGCTCGATTATACTGCTGATCAAAGCACTTCTGGAAAGCAAGTTGGAAAAGACTTTTTTGAAGGCAAAGTAACTTTACCTGCTATTATAGCATACGAAAAAGGCAGCCTAGCAGAACAAAAATTTTGGGAAAAATGTTTTTCTTCGGCTGAGCGCAATTTTGACCAGGCGCTGCACTATATTAGTCACCACAATGCCATCGAGCTTTCTATAAAAAATGCAAGGCACTATGTTAACATGGCGCTAAATGATATTAGCACTTTTTCTGATTCTCCTTATAAAACTGCTTTGATTGACTTTTTGAATACAAGCATAGAAAGACAAGTTTAG
- the rpsP gene encoding 30S ribosomal protein S16, protein MTVKIRLARFGKKKRPFYRIVVANSLAPRDGRFIERIGQYDPMLPKDNKNRVVVKVDRLEHWLNVGAQPTKRVLWFIEKGMIALETKKKIEAKKTEEKKVATQKVKEQEA, encoded by the coding sequence ATGACAGTTAAAATAAGGTTGGCAAGGTTTGGTAAAAAGAAACGCCCTTTTTACAGGATAGTTGTAGCTAATTCGCTGGCACCAAGGGATGGGCGTTTTATTGAGAGAATAGGGCAATATGACCCGATGCTACCAAAAGACAACAAAAATCGTGTTGTGGTAAAAGTTGATAGATTAGAACATTGGTTAAATGTGGGTGCGCAACCAACCAAGAGAGTGCTATGGTTCATTGAAAAAGGCATGATCGCTTTAGAAACAAAGAAGAAGATAGAAGCAAAAAAAACAGAGGAAAAGAAAGTAGCAACACAGAAAGTGAAAGAACAAGAGGCATAA